From the Homo sapiens chromosome 1, GRCh38.p14 Primary Assembly genome, one window contains:
- the CHTOP gene encoding chromatin target of PRMT1 protein isoform 3 (isoform 3 is encoded by transcript variant 3): MAAQSAPKVVLKSTTKMSLNERFTNMLKNKQPTPVNIRASMQQQQQLASARNRRLAQQMENRPSVQAALKLKQVGV; this comes from the exons ATGGCTGCACAGTCAGCGCCGAAAGTTGTGCTAAAAAGCACCACCAAGATGTCTCTAAATGAGCG CTTTACTAATATGCTGAAGAACAAACAGCCGACGCCAGTGAATATTCGGGCTTCGATGCAGCAACAACAGCAGCTAGCCAGTGCCAGAAACAGAAGACTGGCCCAGCAGATGGAGAATAGACCCTCTGTCCAGGCAGCATTAAAACTTAAGCAG